The sequence CAGCAGCGGTGCGATGGCGACATCGACCTCGTGGACGCTGCTAAATTGCTGATGTCGCAGACGCGCCATGATCCAGCGCTCGACGATCTGCACTGCTGATTCGGCCTTCGCTTTATCCTGAGGATGACGCGGACGGGCTGGCAAGATGGAGGTGCCGTAGTGGCGCGCAAAATCGCGTACGGTGTCGTTACTGCGTGGTTCGTAGCGATTGGCGTCGGCGATCATAGCCTTCGGATTATCGGGAACAATCAACTGCGGTACCCCGCCGAAGAAGCGCAGCGCACGCGCTGTCGAAGTGAGCCAGTCGGCCATCGTCTCACGCGGCGTAGCACAGGCATAGGTGTAGCTCGATGCGCCCAGAGCAGCGACGAAGATGTGGGCACGGCTACCATCAGTGAGACCGATAGTCGGACCAGCATAATCAATGAACAGTTTCTCGCCAGCCCGGTGAATCTGGCGCATAGAGCGTTTGAGCTGTTTGGCAAACTGCCGGTAATTCACGCAGAACTGTGAGTAGGCATAGGTCTGGTGCTGGGCATAATCGGCACGATACTCTTCCCATAGCAACATCAGCGTCATCCCCTTGCGCCGCAGTTCGTGATGCAGCCTGGCGTAATCTGGCTGGACATGGTCTCGGGTCCGTTCTGGCGTGACCAAAAGCCGGTGCGCCAACTCGGTGTCGTCTACATCTTGCACCGCCGACCAGTCCAAACCGGCAACGGCGGCCAGGCCGACATACTTGGTGACGACTCCTTTTGAAATCCCCAGTGCTGCGGCAATCTGCTGGTGCGATAGTTTGGCATCCAGTTTTAAACGTAATACGTCTTTTATCTTACGCATAGTGATCCTTTGTACGGGCACGTTGTCTCCAGACAAACTGGAAGCGTACCCGTTCGGTTGCTCTATGCGTAACATCATCACGGTGCTGTACGACACCATTCCGGTATCGTGACCGATGATTCTGCTATCGTGACCGCCGATTCTGGTCGGGCTTGAAATCGGTCACGATAGACCGGAATGAGCGGTCACGATGCGCCAGAATGGTCGGTCACGATAGACCAGAATCGGTGGTCACGATCGGCCAGAATACCCACAACCAGATGCCGGGGGCTGCGCGGTTATCGAGAGCGTGGATCAAGTAAGTGCAGACTACTGGCGTAAAGCCGCCAAATGTGGCCGTCGCCAAACTATAGGCGAGTGAAAACCCGGTAGTACGAACGGCGACTGGCATCACCTCCGTCAACGCCACGACCATGGCGCCATTGTATGTGCCGTACAAGAACGATAACCATAGCTCGACCTCCAGTAACCGCTCAAAACTCGGATGAGATGCCAGCCACGCCAGGGATGGATAGGCCGTCGCAATGGCCAGTACCGTCGAAAAAATGAGCAAAGGCTTGCGCCCGATACGATCAGAGAGCGCCCCCATAACTGGAAGCCAGATGAAGTTTGAAATACCGACCAGCATCGTCACAAGGAAGCTGTCGAAATTGGATAGATGCAGCTCGGTCTTGGCGAACGTCGGCGTGTAGGCGGTGATAAGATAAAAAGATACTGTGGTCATGACGACCAGGCCAGCACCCGCGACCACGACCCGCATATTACCCCATATGGAATGCAATACTTCTTTGATATCGGGGTGGTGCGTACGCGCTGCAAATTCAGGTGTTTCCGTGAGAGAGCGGCGAATGAAAAAAATCGCCGGCACGATCAGGCAGCCGAACAGGAAGGGCAAGCGCCATCCCCATTGGTGCAACGCCTCATT is a genomic window of Glaciimonas sp. CA11.2 containing:
- the istA gene encoding IS21 family transposase encodes the protein MPVQRITMRKIKDVLRLKLDAKLSHQQIAAALGISKGVVTKYVGLAAVAGLDWSAVQDVDDTELAHRLLVTPERTRDHVQPDYARLHHELRRKGMTLMLLWEEYRADYAQHQTYAYSQFCVNYRQFAKQLKRSMRQIHRAGEKLFIDYAGPTIGLTDGSRAHIFVAALGASSYTYACATPRETMADWLTSTARALRFFGGVPQLIVPDNPKAMIADANRYEPRSNDTVRDFARHYGTSILPARPRHPQDKAKAESAVQIVERWIMARLRHQQFSSVHEVDVAIAPLLSVLNDKPFQKLPGSRASAFAQLDVPALRPLPLQCYEMAHFKTVRVHNDYHVEIGRHHYSVPQALVGQVLEARMTATTVEILHRGQRVASHPRNSGEGGFTTDTLHMPVAHRAQLEWTPQRLIHWGQTIGTATAEAVTRLMAENRHPEHGYRACLGLLSLAKRYGKPRLEAGCMLALQLGACQYRHVRDILKNNRDRTPCAPVGDWVSPDHAHVRGPDYYQ
- a CDS encoding MFS transporter gives rise to the protein MKSTQGRGRMVFRVVSGNFLEMFDFMIYGFYASSIAHTFFPSSNAFASLMLSLATFGAGFLMRPIGAIVLGAYIDQHGRRKGLIITLGLMAVGTVLIAFVPGYAQIGVAAPIMVLVGRLLQGFSAGAELGGVSVYLSEIAPANRKGFFVSWQSASQQVAVIVAGAMGIGLSTLLDNEALHQWGWRLPFLFGCLIVPAIFFIRRSLTETPEFAARTHHPDIKEVLHSIWGNMRVVVAGAGLVVMTTVSFYLITAYTPTFAKTELHLSNFDSFLVTMLVGISNFIWLPVMGALSDRIGRKPLLIFSTVLAIATAYPSLAWLASHPSFERLLEVELWLSFLYGTYNGAMVVALTEVMPVAVRTTGFSLAYSLATATFGGFTPVVCTYLIHALDNRAAPGIWLWVFWPIVTTDSGLS